In Antedon mediterranea chromosome 10, ecAntMedi1.1, whole genome shotgun sequence, one genomic interval encodes:
- the LOC140061052 gene encoding uncharacterized protein, with product MSPEVMNGSQGVDHFKSDVYSLGIVLWELYHQRRPYEDLNVPNIIQHVVNYGHPEIDAECDVRLRDVMLKCWNYQPDQRPHAEQILTSLDNGTETFVRSRSKKKKKQISGIHKDNHIEFRKINQPDQRPHPEQILTSLDNETETFVRSGSREKQKQILGIHKDTHIEFRKLLSDLSKDYVGLKYRWLRMLLHGIIPIGCLEVSTIGLQLFNELVELGKISKTDVSLLSEVAETTEQTSAKDRIVDYKRTIQCSETLGTSLTSYRKALFEALRNVGLDDLLKVIGFYKLKDYGFNNIWDVVFYLEKEKLLDDTQDKLKLFADLLNEMARSILLAAPKTLERREKTNSSPHVNAPLDWQKEGLRRIKENDLKRNYSGTVRVYDREFKFDGGHEWWKFFSTATDIATGIKAKAGGYKSMGGANEHAIENLIYKLMAQGIIRN from the exons ATGTCTCCTGAAGTAATGAATGGATCACAAGGGGTTGATCATTTCAAATCAGATGTATACTCTTTAGGAATAGTCTTATGGGAATTGTATCACCAGAGAAGGCCCTATGAGGATCTGAATGTGCCAAATATCATTCAACACGTGGTTAATTATGGTCATCCAGAAATTGATGCTGAATGTGACGTACGGTTACGTGATGTAATGCTAAAATGCTGGAATTACCAACCAGATCAACGACCACACGCGGAGCAGATTCTGACGTCACTCGATAACGGAACTGAAACATTTGTCAGAAGTCGTtccaagaaaaaaaagaaacaaatatcaGGCATACATAAA GACAATCATATCGAATTTAGAAAGATCAACCAACCAGATCAACGGCCACATCCGGAGCAGATTCTGACGTCACTCGATAACGAAACAGAAACATTTGTCAGAAGTGGTTCCAGggaaaaacagaaacaaatatTAGGCATACATAAA GATACTCATATCGAATTTAGAAAGCTTCTATCAGATCTCAGCAAAGACTATGTCGGTTTAAAGTACCGTTGGTTAAGAATGCTTCTACATGGTATTATACCTATTGGATGTTTAGAAGTTAGCACTATAGGACTTCAATTATTCAATGAACTTGTTGAACTTGGAAAAATTTCAAAAACTGATGTAAGCCTTTTGTCAGAGGTTGCTGAAACCACTGAACAGACATCGGCAAAAGATCGTATAGTCGATTATAAAAGGACTATACAATGCAGTGAAACATTAGGAACCAGTTTAACATCATATCGAAAGGCACTTTTCGAAGCCCTCAGGAATGTTGGGCTTGATGATTTACTTAAGGTTATTGGTTTTTATAAACTTAAAGACTATGGCTTTAACAATATATGGGATGTTGTTTTTTACCTTGAGAAAGAGAAACTCTTAGACGATACACAGGACAAGCTAAAACTATTTGCAGATCTCCTGAACGAAATGGCACGAAGTATTTTACTAG CCGCTCCCAAGACTCTGGAAAGAAG AGAGAAAACCAATTCTTCACCACACGTCAATGCTCCTTTGGATTGGCAAAAAGAAGGACTCAGACGAATAAAGGAAAATGATCTTAAGAGAAATTATTCTGGGACG GTGAGAGTATATGATCGAGAATTCAAGTTTGATGGTGGCCATGAATGGTGGAAGTTTTTTTCAACAGCTACCGATATTGCAACTGGGATTAAAGCGAAAGCTGGGGGTTACAAATCAATGGGCGGGGCAAATGAACATGCTATCGAAAACCTCATTTATAAACTAATGGCGCAGGGTATCATAAGAAATTAG
- the LOC140061053 gene encoding uncharacterized protein, whose translation MLLHNSIPIQCLEDSKTGLELFNELVKLGKISNTDVTLLSEVAETTEQTSAKKRIAKYKKKIQCSETGTRLTPYRKALFEALRNVGRDGLHDVINFYKLIDRNYDNIWDVVFHLEQQELLDDTQEKCKLFADLLNKKAQNILLNAVNNREAVPLQKRIIQKMKSKQIFTPNNWYWIPALLLVAFAILHHLSGHMKENNHCIHNDFNHNKFPCANWTHHGAKKWMLGNERYNVGYDLGKNYSGGSGNYYIYVAKSDEESIKEGWLNSPKIPDEWDNVCIAFDFYNSNNDSRIKLYRITNDKDKEVIQIPYNKGEWKRLSIDKPVNTNTYHYLIGGLASGDGQQLVVLDNILISKGKC comes from the exons ATGCTATTACATAATAGTATACCCATTCAATGTTTAGAAGATAGCAAAACAGGACTTGAGTTATTCAATGAACTTGTTAAACTTGGAAAGATTTCAAATACTGATGTCACCCTCTTGTCCGAGGTTGCTGAAACCACCGAACAGACATCGGCAAAAAAGCGTATAGCCAAATATAAGAAGAAAATACAATGCAGTGAAACAGGAACAAGATTAACACCATATCGAAAGGCACTTTTTGAAGCCCTCAGGAATGTTGGGCGTGATGGTTTACATGATGTTATCAATTTCTACAAACTGATAGATCGTAACTATGACAACATATGGGATGTTGTTTTCCACCTTGAGCAACAGGAACTTTTAGATGATACCCAGGAAAAGTGCAAACTGTTTGCAGATTTACTAAACAAGAaagcacaaaatattttactaa atgcTGTCAATAATAG AGAAGCAGTACCTCTTCAGAAGAGAATAATTCAGAAAATGAAAAGCAaacaaatatttaca CCTAACAACTGGTATTGGATACCTGCACTGTTATTGGTTGCTTTTGCAATACTACATCACTTATCAGGGCATATGAAGGAAAATAATC ATTGTATTCATAATGATTTCAACCACAACAAATTTCCGTGTGCTAATTGGACACATCATGGTGCCAAAAAATGGATGTTAGGAAATGAAAGATATAATGTCGGCTACGATTTAGGAAAAAATTACTCAGGAGGATCAG GTAACTATTACATTTATGTTGCAAAAAGTGATGAAGAATCCATAAAAGAAGGCTGGCTTAACAGTCCAAAAATACCAGACGAATGGGACAATGTGTGTATTGCATTTGATTTTTACAATAGTAACAATGATTCACGAATTAAGTTATATCGTATTACTAATGACAAAGACAAGGAAGTCATCCAAATTCCTTATAACAAAGGGGAATGGAAGCGTCTTTCTATCGATAAGCCTGTTAATACCAATACTTATCACTATCTGATTGGCGGATTAGCATCTGGTGACGGTCAACAACTAGTTGTTCTTGACAATATTTTGATTAGTAAGGGCAAATGCTAA